TaatttctctcctttctcttgCATGCATGTCATCTAGCTTTGtcctttacttttctttttgagaaatgTTTCCTAGATCATTTTTTTTCGACTTTTGGGTAACTTGAGTtagaacattaatatttttctttcattttgatttttttaaatttctgtcACGTTTAGCTAGCTAACTAATCATGTGAAAATTTAAGTGGTTTCATAAGTTAATCACTTAATTGAAAAACTACTTAGGGTCCTGCTACCGGTACCGATAAATGGTACCGATAGCTAGACagataagtgtaaaaaaaatttctatttctttacatattttttaaacatttttaaacatatatatatatatatttaaaaaaaaaattcaatgcaCTAATAACCTTTCAAATTTTGGAGTGCCAATTGATTTTGCACTAATATTAGATAGTACTAGTATAAGTAATCAAAATTATGAAACACATTTCTAAAGCATGTGCTCAAATTTTTTAGCACATGTTTTTATGCCTttacgttataattttttataataagattatgatatatataattacttgtACAAAATAGAAAGCCAATTTTAGTTATGTTTGATCACTTAATTAGTGTGAATGCTAAAGTACTCTTCAATCATTTtcgacaatgaagtagaaggtATAACATGATCTATTTTCTACCAAATTAGCACAAGCTAGCTGTAAATCATGAATAAAACTTTGCAACAACTTAATGCATATATATCGCAGACTTTTAATTATAACATTAATTCTAAAAAGTAATTCGTTTGCCTTGTGTGAATTAATTAGGTGGTGACTAGGAATACCACCAGACTATGTTCATCCAAGCCCATTGTCACAGTGAATGGACAGTTCCCAGGACCCACCCTTTATGCTAGGGAAGATGACAATGTGCTTGTGAAGGTCGTCAACCATGTCCAATACAATGTTTCCATTCACTGGTAAGCTCCCAAACTCTCTATTTCATCGTTCTAAATTTTCTCTCAAATACCCAATTATAATTAAGAGTGTGTTATATACAGTTCTAACGTTTGCAAGCTCTATGCTGCACTAATCTCAATctgtttgaaaaaaagtgagatttaatattaaaaaaatgatttttttttttaaagtttcagatttatcaacttttttcaaataagtgTAGATCTTACACACCTTAAGACtgcaaaaatcatttatatataattaatcttgATCACgtccaacatatatatttattttcttaattataatttggCAGGCATGGGGTTAGGCAACTCCGAACGGGTTGGTCAGATGGGCCAGCATTCATTACTCAATGCCCTATCCAGCCAGGGCAAAGCTATGTGTACAATTTTACTATCACAGGCCAAAGAGGCACACTTCTTTGGCATGCACATATTCTCTGGCTAAGGGCGACAGTCCACGGTGCCTTGGTCATCTTGCCTAAGCGTGGCGTGCCATATCCCTTCCCAAAACCCCACAAGGAAGTCGTTGTTATATTAGGTgagttcaaaaacaaaaaaaagacaaTACCCATTTTCTCTATATGCTAATAGTATCTGGGGGTGGTTGGCAATATAACTTTTGTACTGATCATCTGATGCTCAACTAACAACGTACAAGAAAAGGGCAATATATATGTAACATgatgtttgattttgttgtaaaaaatatataaattgcaGCTGAATGGTGGAAATCAGACACTGAAGCTGTGATCAATGAAGCTCTAAAGAGTGGATTAGCACCAAATGTCTCAGATGCACATACCATTAATGGTCATTCAGGGCCAGTAGCCAATTGTTCCTCACAGGGTACGTACTTCATAAACATAGCTAGCTTTggaatcacatatatatatgaaacttcTACTTTGATTTGGATTCATTTTTAAGAGCTTTCTAGAAATTAACTTGCCTGATGATCATGTGCAGGTGGGTTCAGATTGCCAGTCGAAAGTGGTAAGACCTACTTGCTACGTATAATCAACGCTGCGCTCAATGAAGAGCTGTTCTTCAAGATTGCTGGGCACCAACTCACCATAGTGGAAGTGGATGCTACGTATGTGAAACCAGTGAAACTTGACACAATAGTGATTGCCCCTGGCCAAACCACTAATGCCCTCATAACAGCTGATCAAAACTCTGGCAAGTATTTGGTAGCTGCCTCTCCATTCATGGACTCCCCCATTGCTGTGGATAACCTCACTGCAACAGCCACTTTGCATTATTCAGGCACACTTGCTAATGCCCCCACAACTCTAACTATTCCACCTCCACAAAATGCCACTGCAGTTGCAAACAATTTCATAACCTCCTTACGAAGTCTTAATTCGAAAAAATACCCTGCTCAGGTCCCATTAACAATTGATCATAAACTGTTGTTCACTGTCAGTTTGGGGATCAACCCTTGTCCAACATGCAAAGCCGGGAACGGAAGTAGGGCAGTGGCTAGTGTCAACAATGTCACATTTGTTATGCCTACCACTGCTCTACTTCAAGCACATTACTTCAACATTTCTGGGGTGTTCACTACAGATTTTCCTGGTAACCCACCAAATGTATTCAACTATACCGGCTCTGGACCATCGAATATACAGACCAATAATGGCACTAAGGCTTATAGGCTGTCTTACAATTCTACGGTTGAACTTGTTCTACAAGACACTGGGATCATTGCCCCTGAGAACCATCCAGTCCATCTTCATGGCTTTAATTTCTTTGCCGTTGGTAGGGGACTTGGGAATTACAACCCAAACACAGATCCACAAAATTTTAACCTTGTTGATCCTGTGGAGAGGAACACAATTGGTGTACCATCTGGTGGATGGGTAGCAATCAGATTTCTCGCAGACAATCCAGGTACAACGTTGATTCCAGACCAGATTTTAATAAACATTCTCTCTTTAGCTTTTTTAAAGTAGCTTATACATGTTTTTGTACTTGGTATGATTGTAGGAGTTTGGTTCATGCATTGTCATCTGGAAGTGCACACAACATGGGGGCTTAAGATGGCATTCTTGGTGGACAATGGCATAGGACCTAGTCAGTCACTTGTACCTCCTCCAAGTGATCTTCCACAATGCTAAGCCACCcccaaaatatttattactatatatacaagTAGGGAGATCTCCAAATCGAAAAAGATgagggagagacagagatgaCATGATGGGGGAAGTGGCCGAAGACGAAAAAGAGGAAGCGTAAAACCATAGCTAATTAATAAACAAGCGAGATCTAAGAAGATTCAATTGTTTTAGAGTAATTGGAGAGAAATTTCCATTCAAATGTTTGAATAAAATTGTACAAGCATTCTAGTTTATTGGAATAcaatgtctatttttttttttggaggaggaggtggtgtatttatatcagatttgaaatgtataagtttttcttatctTATGAAAGTTTCGAAGGATTTTcgtctgttatatatatatatagagaaaaaatttattcatcatctcaattcttatcatcatctcatcatctcatgatgtaacattaaatgatacgttcacaagtaaaatatgttagtatttttaataataatttttatttccgTTAGTTTTAGTTGTCATTGGTAAACGGGCTTGATTTTATTAAGCCGTTTGTTATAAGCTTTATtggttttctttattgtttttaatctCATTAATTTCTAGACGTTGggtcatttattttttgtttctttccatTGTCGTCTAGAGTCTCCTCTTAGTCTggttttctatatatatttgttgtgttagattttttatatagagaagaaaaaagtgagataagaaaaataagcttagagagtatatatttttagagtatTTTCAGATAAGAGAAATGTGTTCTTTTGGTGGAGCTTTGAGCTCAACCACTTGTGCAGAGTTGGTTCGGGctatacgacgatcagttgggctgttgtatcctggaagagtcaagtcaagaagagTTCTGCTGCACCGGTTAATTTGAGATTCTGTACACCgcagagggcttgaatctccttaaagagagccATATTTCCgtgcctcagtccaaactggttttgtttgaacgttaatttcattgtaatttttattacattattgtatatttcactaacaattttaaaaagaattcagATGGAACCTATAATTGAAAAGTGTACGGAAAGCGATGGACGTCTCAATAAGCCCTTTCAATTTGTTGAAGGGTGGTGGGTAGATTCTTGTGTCAATAGGCATATTTGCTATGATAAAAGTATGTTTAAAAGTTATACTCCTTttaaagtagaaaaaaatattacacttGGTGATTCTAGTAAAACCAAGGTTGTTGGGAGTGGTGAGGTTGAACTGAAATTTACCTCTAGGTGTATATTGACGCTTAAAGATGTGCTTTATACGCCATATATGAGGAAAAATTTGATGTCAAATTTCTTACTCAACAAAGCGGGTTTTAAACAAACTATTGAATCCGATAATTTTGTTATAACAAAAAATGGAGTCTTTGTGGGCAATGGCTATGTTTGTGATGatatgtttaaattgaatgttgagCATAAAGTATCGAAGGTTTCTATTTACATGCTTTCTTCTTTAGATTTTTGGCATGCACGTTTATGTCATATCAATAGTAGATATGTTGCTATCATGAGTAGTTTAGGATTAATTCCCAAACTGACAAAAGATTTTcaaaaatgtgaaatttgtagtcaagcaaaaattacaaaacgaCCTCATagaaatgttgaaaaaaataccaaattgttagatttaattCACACCGATCTTTgtgaatttgaaggaattttaACTCGTGGaggaaatagatattttatcacttttattgatgatttttcaaaatatacgtatgtttatttattaaaaaataaaagtgatgcttttgaaaaattcaaaaaatttctccatgaagttgaaaatcaatttgatagaaaaattaaaagatttagaAGTGATAGAGGCCGAGAGTATGattcaaatgagtttaatacttttgttCAGTCCTTGGGAATTATTCATGAAACTACTGCACCATACTCACCTGCATCTAACGGTGTAgctgagagaaaaaatagaacattGATTGAATTGACGaatgttatatttattgattCAGGCGCTCCTTTAAGTTTTTGGGGTGAAGCAGTTTTGACTGTTTGTCATGTTTTAAATAGGGTgccttacaaaaattcaaaaactacaCCTTTTGAATTATGGAGAGGGTATAAGCCAAATTTAGGGTATTTTAAAGTTTGGGATTGTTCGGCTTTTGTAAGGCTAAATGATCCAAAAAGGCCCAAATTGGGTGTTAGAACTACCACTTGTGTCTTTCTTGGATATGTAAAAAATAGCACAgcctatagatttttttatgttggtaataaagttatttttgaaTCTGGTGATGCAATTTTTCATG
This genomic interval from Juglans regia cultivar Chandler chromosome 3, Walnut 2.0, whole genome shotgun sequence contains the following:
- the LOC109021622 gene encoding laccase-4-like; translated protein: MDFWVVRILALLVVCLFPALIECRVRHYKFNVVTRNTTRLCSSKPIVTVNGQFPGPTLYAREDDNVLVKVVNHVQYNVSIHWHGVRQLRTGWSDGPAFITQCPIQPGQSYVYNFTITGQRGTLLWHAHILWLRATVHGALVILPKRGVPYPFPKPHKEVVVILAEWWKSDTEAVINEALKSGLAPNVSDAHTINGHSGPVANCSSQGGFRLPVESGKTYLLRIINAALNEELFFKIAGHQLTIVEVDATYVKPVKLDTIVIAPGQTTNALITADQNSGKYLVAASPFMDSPIAVDNLTATATLHYSGTLANAPTTLTIPPPQNATAVANNFITSLRSLNSKKYPAQVPLTIDHKLLFTVSLGINPCPTCKAGNGSRAVASVNNVTFVMPTTALLQAHYFNISGVFTTDFPGNPPNVFNYTGSGPSNIQTNNGTKAYRLSYNSTVELVLQDTGIIAPENHPVHLHGFNFFAVGRGLGNYNPNTDPQNFNLVDPVERNTIGVPSGGWVAIRFLADNPGVWFMHCHLEVHTTWGLKMAFLVDNGIGPSQSLVPPPSDLPQC